A genomic segment from Nymphalis io chromosome 15, ilAglIoxx1.1, whole genome shotgun sequence encodes:
- the LOC126773851 gene encoding uncharacterized protein LOC126773851: protein MAGRLIVVIFLTAPFIYCHKLISILSDFNNDKDVEFFKTTLPWIVDNVGSDINLKFHFKDSGINSGPRQCVLFQLSRNIYLQVDYLSCEAKGNAHKECIKHLPINIPRLHNCLRSSVKRIVKNAEREFRKFKVDATPVIILPRRRIINDKTPQNIIKCICDLYPRQYTMRPIGCIKTSPLPGKNQEDEKTNETSSPKSEASPKEEKQNDELSTPESDANLKEEKQQDEQSTTESGANPREEKQNDELSTPESEANPKEEEQKDENFTPESEANLKEEKKTVKESSLEGEPNLNEEK from the coding sequence ATGGCTGGTCGGTTAATAGTCGttatatttctaacagcgccatttatttattgtcataaGCTGATTTCTATATTATCGGATTTTAACAATGACAAAGACGTTGAGTTCTTTAAAACGACACTTCCTTGGATTGTTGACAATGTCGGTTCAGATATcaatttgaaatttcattttaaagacAGTGGGATAAACTCAGGTCCAAGACAGTGCGTTCTATTTCAGTTATCAAGAAATATATATCTTCAAGTTGATTACTTAAGTTGTGAAGCAAAAGGTAATGCACACAAAGAATGTATAAAACATCTACCTATCAACATACCTCGTCTACATAATTGCTTAAGATCAAGTGTTAAGAGGATTGTTAAAAATGCCGAAAGAGAATTTCGAAAATTTAAAGTGGATGCCACTCCGGTTATTATTCTTCCAAGAAGAagaattataaatgataaaacaccacaaaatattataaaatgtatttgtgaTTTATATCCCAGGCAATACACTATGCGACCAATAGGTTGTATTAAAACTTCTCCTCTTCCTGGTAAAAACCAAGAAGacgaaaaaacaaatgaaacatCTTCGCCAAAGAGTGAAGCGAGTCCAAAAGAAGAAAAGCAAAACGATGAACTGTCTACACCAGAGAGTGACGCAAATCTAAAAGAAGAAAAGCAACAAGATGAACAGTCTACGACAGAGAGTGGAGCAAATCCAAGAGAAGAAAAGCAAAACGATGAACTTTCTACACCAGAGAGTGAAGCAAATCCAAAAGAAGAAGAACAAAAAGATGAAAATTTTACGCCAGAGAGTGAAGCAAATcttaaagaagaaaaaaaaacagttaaagaGTCTTCGTTAGAGGGTGAACCAAATCTAAATGAAGAAAAGTAA